The proteins below are encoded in one region of Belonocnema kinseyi isolate 2016_QV_RU_SX_M_011 chromosome 1, B_treatae_v1, whole genome shotgun sequence:
- the LOC117176743 gene encoding uncharacterized protein LOC117176743, giving the protein MWTKLSNIHEQKTASNKFLLMQNFHEYRMDQNASISQHVAKVENMARQLKDLGEAVSNVAVMAKILGSLPSKYSSLLTAWHSVASDQQTLDNLYQRLLKEECRLGSNDDVTNALATMTMKQKAPTKSDDTKNQHQRKDIECNYCHKKGHIIKNFRKRISANNRKNNDSGDASALLAVDCKGNSWISE; this is encoded by the coding sequence ATGTGGACAAAACTAAGCAACATCCATGAACAGAAAACAGCTTCCAACAAGTTCCTTCTTATGCAAAACTTCCACGAATATCGAATGGatcaaaatgcttcaatttcTCAACATGTAGCAAAAGTTGAGAACATGGCACGTCAGCTCAAAGACCTTGGAGAGGCGGTTTCCAACGTTGCCGTCATGGCTAAAATCTTAGGAAGCCTGCCGTCCAAGTACAGTTCTTTATTGACGGCTTGGCACAGCGTTGCCAGCGATCAACAGACTCTTGACAATCTATACCAACGTCTCTTGAAAGAGGAATGTCGGTTAGGTAGCAATGATGATGTCACAAATGCACTTGCTACAATGACCATGAAGCAGAAAGCCCCTACAAAAAGTGATGATACAAAGAACCAGCATCAAAGAAAGGACATCGAATGCAACTATTGTCATAAAAAAGggcatataattaaaaactttcgtaAAAGAATAAGCGCAAACAATCGGAAAAATAACGATTCTGGTGATGCGAGTGCCCTTCTTGCCGTCGATTGTAAAGGTAACTCCTGGATCAGTGaataa